One window of the Candidatus Thorarchaeota archaeon genome contains the following:
- a CDS encoding type II toxin-antitoxin system VapC family toxin, with product MILVDSNIWAYYFDSTLAEHPRVKSPLERALRQDEAAVNATIVVETLHYLVKRLGSEIGREKAGIFMNYGLPLYSLDRSTLVLTAAKLCQFGHLGIGGRDASILATMDMKRIRTIMTHDQAFKRVPEIEVIDPC from the coding sequence TTGATTCTAGTGGATTCCAACATCTGGGCATACTACTTCGACTCCACTCTAGCTGAACACCCGCGGGTCAAATCACCACTTGAGAGAGCATTGAGGCAGGACGAGGCCGCGGTTAACGCGACGATAGTTGTTGAAACACTGCACTACCTAGTCAAACGCTTGGGTTCAGAGATAGGGAGAGAGAAAGCAGGCATCTTCATGAACTACGGATTACCTCTGTACAGTCTGGATAGGTCAACACTGGTCTTGACGGCAGCCAAACTCTGCCAGTTCGGGCATCTTGGAATAGGAGGTCGCGATGCATCGATTCTGGCGACAATGGACATGAAGAGAATCAGGACCATCATGACCCACGACCAAGCGTTCAAGCGTGTGCCAGAGATAGAAGTGATAGACCCTTGCTGA
- the mutS gene encoding DNA mismatch repair protein MutS, giving the protein MVQKQTPMQRQYLQLKRAHPNSILMFRLGDFYEMFNEDAITASRVLDIVLTSRGEGVDRWPMCGVPYTAVESYAAKLLQAGYTVAMADQVEDPSEAKGIVRRDIVRLITPGTVLESTILEDAKNNFLVALVPHGDHVGLSAIDVSTGQFMAAEFPGTITCERVLNEIGRLCPSEILLPDSVAREQNVRDTFQGFGARVTIRNDTEFSERSAEQRLKEHFRVVTLDGFGLADKRLAVAAAGAALSYVQEVHRTSSVTVSTLRSYSLDEYMVLDSTTQRNLELTRNARDGSTRGTLLEVLSETVTPMGKRLLRQWMLQPLKTVAAIDRRLDAIDELSRAAILRKDLISGLKAFGDLERTTSRVVFGTGCARDLLALGNSLEKIPHLKAIASGLRSEVLVEAASRLQPLSQLQSTLKAALLDDLPLSVREGGMIRDGFDEELDRLKASIASDKKWIASLQQRERMRTGIKSLRVGFNKVFGYYIEVTNSNLSQVPDDYERKQTLANAERFVTPELKEKEEAVLAGEDRINRLEYEIYERLRGLVRDVSDALRNNSQAIAVIDVLAALAEVAVTRKYTRPRVTEGTAIRIVDGRHPSLELILGPNEFVPNSLELGDGGSTLVIVTGPNMAGKSTYMRQAALIVLMAQMGSFVPAKEAEIGCVDRIFTRVGAFDDLTARQSTFMVEMIETANILNNATDRSLVVLDEIGRGTSTFDGMALAWAVAERVAQMKTRTLFATHFHQLTDMARSYHGVKNMHTLAKESGDTIVFLHRVVEGGTDKSYGIQVAALAGIPEPVIKRARQLLQRIEKENMVVLDASHTDAVQTSLEPLVVEDPIVERIRHMDLDRTTPMDALLKLREMQDEIKRRG; this is encoded by the coding sequence ATGGTTCAGAAGCAGACCCCCATGCAGCGTCAGTACCTTCAGCTGAAGAGGGCGCATCCAAACAGCATTCTGATGTTCCGACTTGGTGACTTCTATGAGATGTTCAACGAGGACGCGATCACAGCAAGTCGGGTGCTGGACATAGTACTGACCTCTCGCGGCGAGGGCGTCGACAGGTGGCCCATGTGTGGAGTCCCCTATACCGCAGTCGAGTCATATGCTGCAAAGCTTCTGCAGGCGGGCTACACCGTCGCGATGGCAGACCAGGTGGAGGACCCCTCCGAGGCAAAGGGGATAGTGAGACGGGACATTGTGCGTCTGATAACCCCCGGTACGGTCCTTGAGAGTACGATTCTGGAGGACGCAAAGAACAACTTCCTCGTGGCACTCGTCCCCCATGGCGATCATGTGGGGCTCTCCGCCATAGATGTGTCGACCGGTCAGTTCATGGCTGCCGAGTTCCCAGGCACCATCACATGCGAGCGTGTCCTCAACGAGATAGGCCGGCTGTGCCCTTCGGAGATCCTTCTTCCCGACTCGGTCGCAAGAGAGCAGAACGTCCGCGACACGTTTCAGGGCTTCGGGGCCAGAGTCACCATCAGAAATGACACCGAGTTCTCTGAGCGGTCGGCCGAGCAGCGTCTGAAGGAGCACTTTCGCGTGGTCACACTCGACGGCTTCGGACTTGCGGACAAGCGCCTGGCTGTTGCAGCAGCGGGGGCAGCTCTGTCATATGTGCAGGAGGTCCACCGCACATCCTCAGTCACGGTCTCCACTCTGAGGTCCTACTCACTTGACGAGTACATGGTGCTTGACTCCACCACACAGCGGAATCTGGAACTCACCAGGAATGCCAGAGACGGTTCGACGCGAGGGACGCTCTTGGAAGTCCTCTCGGAGACTGTGACGCCGATGGGCAAGCGGCTGCTACGACAGTGGATGCTACAGCCTCTGAAGACGGTGGCCGCGATTGACCGCAGGCTCGACGCAATCGATGAGCTATCACGTGCGGCCATACTGAGAAAGGACCTCATCTCCGGATTGAAGGCGTTCGGTGACCTTGAGAGGACGACTAGCAGGGTCGTCTTTGGTACCGGATGCGCAAGAGACCTGCTTGCACTGGGCAACTCGCTCGAGAAGATACCCCACCTCAAGGCCATCGCCAGCGGACTCAGGTCTGAGGTATTGGTGGAGGCAGCATCAAGACTTCAGCCCCTGAGCCAGCTTCAGTCCACACTGAAGGCAGCTCTGCTCGATGACCTGCCTCTGAGTGTCCGGGAGGGAGGGATGATTCGCGACGGCTTCGACGAGGAGCTCGACCGGCTCAAGGCCTCCATAGCCAGTGACAAGAAGTGGATTGCGTCTCTTCAGCAGCGGGAGCGGATGAGGACTGGAATCAAGTCGCTACGAGTCGGGTTCAACAAGGTCTTCGGCTACTACATCGAGGTGACCAACAGCAACCTGAGCCAGGTCCCTGACGACTACGAGCGGAAACAGACACTGGCGAATGCGGAGAGGTTCGTCACACCGGAGCTAAAGGAGAAGGAAGAGGCGGTGCTCGCAGGTGAGGACAGAATCAACCGACTGGAGTATGAGATCTACGAGCGACTGCGAGGGCTCGTGCGTGATGTGTCCGATGCCTTACGGAACAACAGTCAAGCAATCGCAGTCATCGACGTGCTCGCTGCTCTCGCTGAGGTTGCTGTCACTCGCAAGTACACGCGGCCCAGGGTGACCGAGGGGACGGCCATCCGGATAGTGGACGGGCGACACCCGTCCCTTGAACTCATCCTTGGTCCGAACGAGTTCGTCCCCAACAGCCTAGAGCTGGGAGATGGCGGGTCCACCCTAGTCATTGTCACAGGGCCGAACATGGCGGGCAAGTCCACATACATGCGTCAGGCGGCGCTGATTGTGCTGATGGCACAGATGGGCTCCTTTGTGCCGGCCAAGGAGGCAGAGATTGGATGCGTGGACAGGATCTTCACCAGAGTCGGCGCATTTGACGACCTCACAGCACGCCAGAGCACTTTCATGGTGGAGATGATTGAGACCGCAAACATACTCAACAACGCCACAGACCGGAGCCTGGTGGTCCTCGATGAGATAGGCCGGGGCACCTCAACCTTCGATGGGATGGCGCTTGCATGGGCAGTTGCGGAGAGAGTGGCGCAGATGAAGACCCGCACTCTGTTCGCCACACACTTTCACCAACTGACGGACATGGCACGCAGCTACCACGGGGTGAAGAACATGCACACGCTCGCTAAGGAGTCCGGCGACACAATAGTATTCCTTCACAGGGTGGTCGAGGGCGGCACAGACAAGAGCTATGGCATTCAGGTTGCTGCTCTGGCAGGCATTCCGGAGCCGGTCATCAAGCGGGCACGACAGCTGCTGCAGAGGATCGAGAAGGAGAACATGGTAGTCCTGGATGCTTCCCACACCGACGCTGTACAGACGAGCCTCGAGCCGCTCGTAGTAGAAGACCCGATCGTGGAACGAATCCGGCACATGGACTTGGACCGGACCACACCGATGGACGCCCTTCTCAAACTGCGTGAGATGCAGGACGAGATCAAGCGGCGTGGGTAA
- a CDS encoding polyprenyl synthetase family protein codes for MTELLSLVDEEIERLLGVRTGREPAVLYEAAHHLLKASGKKVRSLLMLLACISVGGTAEDALPFAAATELIQTASLIHDDIIDDDSVRRGVTSTHLKYGTKIAVIAGDLLIALAVRIIGQRAVPEVLQRLSECGIVMCEGEASDFLIDLSNPGHMTTSYYMSVVRSKTASFMMGISQVGALLGGGTDRQVEVLGEFGKMIGIAFQLRDDVLDVRSLQRDADTSALSDLRHRRISYPLVYGLESSSDEVRARAIRGLSMSDIEPALRMIDETRAVEETVRLAKHYAEEARQQLRDEELTRKDTLLALADFVVERLY; via the coding sequence GTGACAGAGCTGCTCAGTCTGGTCGACGAGGAGATTGAGCGACTGCTCGGAGTTAGGACCGGAAGAGAGCCAGCTGTGCTCTACGAGGCCGCACACCATCTGCTCAAGGCGAGTGGAAAGAAAGTCCGGTCTCTCTTGATGCTCCTCGCGTGCATAAGCGTTGGAGGCACCGCCGAAGACGCACTGCCCTTTGCAGCAGCGACAGAACTGATCCAGACCGCCAGTCTGATCCACGACGACATCATCGATGATGACAGTGTTCGTCGTGGTGTCACGTCTACCCACCTGAAGTACGGCACCAAGATTGCAGTCATTGCAGGAGACCTCTTGATTGCCCTTGCCGTGCGAATCATAGGGCAGAGAGCTGTACCAGAAGTCCTTCAGAGGCTTAGCGAATGCGGGATTGTGATGTGTGAGGGAGAAGCGTCCGACTTTCTCATCGACCTCTCCAATCCTGGACACATGACCACCTCATATTACATGAGTGTGGTGAGAAGCAAGACTGCCTCCTTCATGATGGGGATATCTCAAGTGGGCGCCCTGCTCGGGGGCGGGACTGACAGACAGGTGGAGGTCCTTGGGGAGTTCGGCAAGATGATTGGCATAGCGTTTCAACTACGGGATGATGTACTTGACGTCCGTTCGCTTCAGCGCGATGCGGACACATCAGCACTCTCAGACCTCAGACACAGGCGTATCAGCTATCCGCTTGTATATGGCCTCGAGTCCTCATCCGACGAAGTGCGAGCCCGTGCAATCCGGGGGCTCAGTATGTCGGACATCGAACCAGCGCTCAGGATGATTGACGAGACGCGAGCCGTTGAGGAGACCGTGCGACTGGCAAAGCACTACGCTGAAGAGGCAAGACAGCAGCTGCGCGATGAGGAACTGACGAGAAAGGACACTCTGCTGGCACTCGCTGACTTCGTGGTGGAACGCCTCTACTAG
- a CDS encoding (Fe-S)-binding protein gives MRFSTLQEYGLQEMAFRCAQCSFCQVGNGACPTYKVKRVDSYSGKGKMLLTRALLQKRIKPSEGLTGLRDAVFGCTLCGGCEEVCQVNIPFVKLYQTMRADFFKAGMWPEQLKTARETLLKSYNVQGQSQMDRVEGWSYWHPDEDALLSRVGRRAKTAFFFGCASSYRAVPIQATIATTLIMDRVEEDYTVLGDQEWCCGAPMIMAGDFETARLFAEHNIAKYRELGVERLVTNCPGCYRMWKEEYHEFLDIDVPFEVIYGAQYYADLIDRGRISGLTSPLDVSVTFHDGCDAGRNSGIYEEPRKVLENLPGVTFEELPHTKNKSFCCGSGGVLRAFDPDFSVKINRLKVEDIEATSAQVVATACPSCVDFMHEQLPQTGSSKQVKDLAVLVAQALGLKWDGLDEIY, from the coding sequence ATGCGATTCTCAACACTACAAGAGTATGGTCTCCAGGAGATGGCATTCAGATGTGCTCAGTGTTCCTTCTGCCAGGTGGGCAATGGTGCCTGCCCCACATACAAGGTGAAGCGCGTGGACAGTTACTCAGGAAAGGGAAAGATGCTTCTGACCCGAGCCCTTCTCCAGAAGAGAATCAAGCCGTCTGAAGGACTGACCGGTCTCAGGGACGCGGTCTTTGGCTGCACACTGTGTGGAGGCTGTGAGGAGGTCTGTCAGGTCAACATCCCCTTCGTGAAGCTGTATCAGACGATGCGAGCAGACTTCTTCAAGGCGGGGATGTGGCCCGAGCAGCTCAAGACGGCCCGAGAGACACTTCTGAAGTCTTACAATGTCCAAGGCCAGAGCCAGATGGACCGGGTGGAGGGCTGGTCGTACTGGCACCCCGACGAGGACGCCCTCCTGTCGCGTGTGGGTCGCAGAGCCAAGACGGCGTTCTTCTTCGGCTGCGCATCCTCTTACAGGGCGGTGCCGATTCAGGCCACCATCGCCACGACGCTCATAATGGACCGGGTGGAGGAAGACTACACAGTCCTGGGCGATCAGGAGTGGTGCTGCGGAGCCCCCATGATAATGGCAGGCGACTTCGAGACCGCAAGACTGTTCGCCGAACACAACATTGCCAAGTACAGGGAACTCGGGGTGGAGCGGCTGGTCACGAATTGTCCTGGCTGCTACAGGATGTGGAAGGAAGAGTACCACGAGTTCCTGGACATCGATGTGCCCTTCGAGGTCATCTACGGTGCTCAGTACTATGCTGACCTCATCGACCGCGGCAGAATCAGCGGCCTCACCAGTCCGCTGGACGTGTCAGTGACATTCCATGACGGGTGCGATGCGGGAAGGAACAGCGGCATCTATGAAGAACCCCGCAAGGTGCTCGAGAACCTGCCTGGGGTCACCTTTGAGGAGCTGCCTCACACCAAGAACAAGAGCTTCTGTTGCGGAAGTGGTGGAGTCCTCCGCGCGTTCGACCCGGACTTCTCTGTCAAGATAAACCGCCTGAAGGTCGAGGATATCGAGGCCACCAGCGCACAGGTCGTGGCCACCGCCTGTCCCTCATGCGTTGACTTCATGCATGAACAGCTGCCGCAGACTGGCAGTAGCAAGCAGGTGAAGGACCTCGCAGTGCTGGTTGCACAGGCACTCGGCCTGAAGTGGGACGGGCTGGATGAGATATACTGA
- a CDS encoding MBL fold metallo-hydrolase, translating into MRTQHIGKRGMLFTFDDPYVTNCYAIGLDAKVILCDTFCGPDAMSQVMDGLRAEGLDREVWVFNTHADYDHVWGNCAFKSSTIIGHKSCRERIESEEARTALDTYAAHRRGRVSLVPPNLTFTDRLALPEEDIEFFFTPGHTHDSSSCYDALDRVIVVGDNIETPIPYVNEDNLDQYISSIESCLVLNSACIISGHDSPQYDRRLAQSNLEYLQAFRDWSLDIESLEERARSIHLTNLITLLSRRSTSSVCDRASEHCRQALAVLHRMPRSDAVREAIREVSRFVRPH; encoded by the coding sequence ATGAGAACACAGCACATCGGTAAGCGAGGAATGCTCTTCACGTTCGACGACCCCTACGTGACCAACTGCTACGCCATAGGACTGGACGCCAAGGTCATCCTCTGTGACACGTTCTGTGGGCCGGATGCGATGAGTCAAGTGATGGATGGCCTCAGAGCAGAGGGTCTTGACAGAGAGGTGTGGGTATTCAACACGCATGCGGACTACGACCATGTGTGGGGCAACTGTGCCTTCAAGTCCTCGACAATCATCGGTCACAAGTCCTGTCGGGAGAGAATAGAATCTGAGGAGGCACGAACAGCTCTGGACACATACGCCGCTCACAGGAGAGGCAGAGTGTCTCTCGTGCCACCCAATCTCACGTTCACTGACAGGCTGGCCCTCCCTGAGGAGGACATCGAGTTCTTCTTCACGCCAGGGCACACTCACGACTCATCATCATGCTATGACGCCCTTGACAGAGTGATTGTGGTAGGAGACAACATTGAGACCCCGATACCATATGTGAACGAGGACAACCTAGATCAATACATCTCCTCCATTGAGTCATGTCTGGTTCTCAACTCCGCCTGCATAATCTCGGGTCATGACAGCCCTCAGTATGACAGAAGGCTTGCACAGTCGAATCTGGAGTACCTGCAGGCCTTCAGAGACTGGTCTTTGGACATCGAGTCCCTTGAGGAGAGAGCACGCAGCATACACCTGACCAATCTCATCACGCTGCTCAGCAGACGCTCGACCTCAAGCGTATGTGACAGGGCATCAGAGCATTGCCGGCAGGCACTTGCTGTCCTCCACAGGATGCCGCGGAGCGATGCAGTGAGAGAGGCCATCAGGGAGGTCTCAAGGTTCGTGCGGCCGCACTAG
- a CDS encoding prenyltransferase, whose protein sequence is MSQEQTPPSKARIWLREMRLPFLTATIVPIGFGTAMAWAVHGVFMLDLFLLTNLAGACLHIGANVANDYFDHVNRTDDMNVDFVRPFSGGARLIQEGLLRPKEVLAGALVILAFGGVIGLYLFTVRGLVILILGGIGAFSGFFYSAPPFKFQARGMGEPFIGLNFGVLMVFGAYYVQVPELSLDPLIASLPIATLVTAILYINQFPDSRADEAAGKRTLVVRLGLRASAKGYLFLMLFEYASLILGIIMGFVHPFALAALGTIPLAAKGSAVALREYEHPLGLIPSYASTIMNHLLTGAAMAGAYVLVGLGLTYEFAVALGICVLVVSCVNARKMRAPPAPPSSV, encoded by the coding sequence ATGAGCCAAGAGCAGACTCCTCCTAGCAAGGCACGCATCTGGTTGAGAGAGATGCGACTTCCGTTTCTCACTGCGACGATAGTGCCAATCGGATTTGGTACGGCAATGGCGTGGGCGGTCCATGGAGTCTTCATGCTCGACCTGTTTCTCCTGACGAACCTCGCAGGTGCCTGTCTTCACATCGGTGCCAACGTCGCCAACGACTACTTTGACCATGTGAATCGGACAGACGACATGAACGTTGACTTCGTACGTCCCTTTAGTGGCGGCGCTAGACTCATTCAGGAAGGACTGCTGAGACCCAAGGAGGTCCTTGCTGGTGCGCTCGTCATCCTTGCGTTCGGAGGTGTGATAGGCCTGTACCTCTTCACCGTGAGGGGCCTTGTCATTCTCATCCTCGGTGGCATCGGTGCGTTCTCCGGCTTCTTCTACTCGGCTCCACCATTCAAGTTCCAAGCGCGAGGTATGGGAGAGCCCTTCATCGGTCTCAACTTCGGAGTCCTGATGGTATTCGGGGCATACTACGTGCAGGTGCCAGAGCTGTCTCTCGACCCACTGATTGCATCTCTCCCAATTGCCACGCTTGTGACGGCCATCCTCTACATCAACCAGTTCCCTGACTCGCGAGCAGATGAGGCGGCAGGGAAGAGGACTCTTGTCGTGCGGCTCGGTCTCAGAGCATCGGCGAAGGGCTACCTCTTCCTAATGCTGTTCGAGTACGCCTCACTCATACTGGGCATCATCATGGGATTCGTTCACCCGTTTGCCCTGGCGGCCCTCGGGACCATTCCACTCGCCGCAAAGGGAAGTGCGGTGGCACTCAGGGAGTATGAACATCCACTCGGGCTTATCCCCTCCTACGCCTCGACCATCATGAACCACCTTCTCACCGGTGCCGCCATGGCGGGTGCATATGTTCTGGTCGGGCTCGGTCTGACATACGAGTTCGCTGTGGCTCTGGGCATCTGTGTCCTGGTGGTCTCCTGTGTCAATGCTCGGAAGATGAGGGCTCCGCCTGCTCCGCCGTCCTCTGTCTGA
- a CDS encoding geranylgeranyl reductase family protein, which produces MTPKEKYEVVVVGAGPAGSTAARTVAEHGHSVLLLERRRRIGWPVQCGELLPARTEIERLLPESPRASRLCTPPAHTVTNRCRLLRLVSPLGSIAEFRFLHSVLDRSLFDQFLADRAVDAGAELCLETAAVNRSADNHIGLRIRGRESLVVSGRVVVGADGPKSLIATSIRSVYPNEDRDMSLSMQYVMRGVECDEDVTEMHFGSSVAPGGYAWIIPKGDEVANVGLGLRRAFSREGTLLRDYLNRFVKRNPNVSGMLARAKVVSRISAYIPVGGPTKRVHGPGVVLAGDAAGHVMASNGGGIPTALVAGELAGMAVSSHLKGGAPLSSYDAACRKEMGAVLEEALRVLRVADRVMRSDTVTDQCMRLAGPRFLQHLIRCRLPLPVALASKTLVRALEWTD; this is translated from the coding sequence TTGACGCCAAAGGAGAAGTACGAGGTTGTGGTCGTTGGTGCTGGTCCTGCTGGGAGCACGGCGGCCAGGACTGTTGCAGAGCATGGTCATTCGGTCCTTCTTCTAGAGCGAAGACGAAGGATAGGCTGGCCTGTCCAGTGTGGCGAGCTTCTTCCGGCAAGGACCGAGATAGAGCGTCTGCTGCCGGAGTCCCCTCGCGCTTCTAGACTCTGTACACCCCCTGCTCACACGGTCACGAACAGGTGCAGACTCCTCCGTCTTGTCTCTCCGCTTGGTAGTATTGCCGAGTTCAGATTCCTCCACAGCGTACTTGACCGTTCTCTGTTCGACCAGTTCCTCGCAGACCGAGCCGTGGACGCAGGCGCTGAGCTGTGCCTTGAGACTGCCGCAGTCAACCGGTCTGCAGACAACCACATCGGCCTTCGTATACGAGGGCGGGAGAGTCTCGTGGTCAGTGGCCGAGTCGTCGTCGGAGCCGATGGACCAAAGTCCCTGATAGCAACCTCGATTCGAAGCGTGTATCCCAATGAGGACCGCGACATGTCGCTCTCGATGCAGTATGTGATGCGCGGTGTTGAGTGCGATGAGGACGTCACCGAGATGCACTTCGGTAGCAGTGTTGCTCCGGGAGGCTATGCATGGATCATACCGAAGGGTGACGAAGTGGCAAATGTGGGTCTCGGTCTGAGGAGAGCTTTCTCTCGTGAGGGTACGCTTCTGCGCGACTACCTGAACCGATTTGTGAAACGCAATCCCAATGTGTCGGGGATGCTGGCGCGTGCAAAGGTGGTGAGCAGGATAAGCGCCTACATCCCTGTGGGAGGACCGACCAAGAGAGTCCATGGGCCCGGTGTCGTACTGGCCGGTGATGCCGCCGGTCACGTGATGGCCTCGAACGGTGGAGGGATTCCCACAGCACTGGTCGCGGGCGAGCTCGCAGGCATGGCAGTCTCAAGTCACCTGAAGGGCGGAGCACCACTGTCATCGTATGATGCTGCATGTAGGAAGGAGATGGGCGCCGTGCTGGAGGAGGCACTCAGAGTGCTGAGAGTCGCTGACAGGGTGATGCGCTCCGACACAGTCACAGACCAGTGCATGCGGCTGGCCGGGCCGCGGTTTCTTCAGCATCTGATCCGGTGCAGGCTTCCCCTGCCCGTCGCGCTCGCATCGAAGACACTGGTCCGGGCACTGGAGTGGACGGACTGA
- a CDS encoding histidine phosphatase family protein codes for MRADTSIALVVRHSHRTIIADYEQVLRGGLTETGKATSYEMGRRLDTRRPVHMFTSFVPRCAETTEHMARGLADAGGTVVDIEPLPTLVKPEHTEERVWENLQPDGDNVIDFVNRWSDGTLGEGIEEFRVFGARLWSDTVERLLSQQDPVMHIHVTHDLSLMSLKRLLLRRPLVEADREPYLGGIGLVRTHSGVQLFIGRDKSLIEIIV; via the coding sequence GTGAGAGCCGATACATCCATTGCGCTCGTTGTCAGACACTCCCACAGGACCATCATCGCCGACTATGAGCAGGTACTGAGAGGGGGTCTTACCGAGACCGGCAAGGCTACCTCATATGAGATGGGAAGACGGCTTGACACGAGGAGACCGGTGCACATGTTCACCAGCTTCGTCCCCAGATGTGCTGAGACGACAGAGCACATGGCGAGAGGACTTGCTGATGCGGGTGGCACAGTGGTTGACATTGAACCACTACCCACTCTGGTCAAGCCCGAGCATACCGAGGAGAGAGTCTGGGAGAACCTACAACCGGATGGGGACAATGTCATCGACTTCGTCAACAGGTGGTCAGATGGCACTCTCGGGGAGGGCATTGAGGAGTTCAGAGTCTTTGGTGCACGGCTCTGGTCAGACACGGTAGAACGACTCTTGTCACAGCAGGACCCAGTCATGCACATCCATGTGACTCACGACCTCTCACTGATGAGCCTCAAGAGGCTTCTCCTTCGCAGGCCGTTGGTTGAAGCAGACCGAGAGCCATATCTGGGCGGAATTGGACTCGTTCGTACACACAGTGGTGTTCAGCTGTTCATTGGTCGTGACAAGAGCCTCATCGAGATCATAGTCTAA